The sequence ggaatgcccatacctttcaacgtgtcaGCATACAgcaagttcagcccacttccaccatccatcagcacctttgtcagtcgagtgccttcgacaactggatcgaccaccaaagcttgcctcccaggggtggcaatatgagtcgggtgatcagattggtcgaatgtgatgggtgtttgagaccacttcagataatttgcctttgctggggcaaccatgttcacctctcggttaatcactttcagtcgacttctactttccacatctgcaaagatcatcagagtggagttgatatgcggatatcctccctcactgtcctctttgtcttcggccttgtccgactccttctccttgtccttaaactgttttccttgaaactgttggatcaggagtcgacattggcgagtggtgtgctttgggtaaatgatattcccctcttcgtctttcttcgtgtgaatgtgacatggcatatccaacacgtcgttcccttctttatccttcaccttcttggggttctaggatccttttggtttccccttaaactttccttgagtcacggccaaagCCTCTCCAGGAGccgccggttcagccttccgcttctgtttccgactggtgtttcccttttccgactgactcggcttgtgcttgccgcttcggagtcggtcttcttcttcgccattggcgtacttggtagcaatctccatcatccgactcaaagtcatgtcaccggttcgaccaaatttcaaactcagttctctgttcttgacgccgtctttgaaggcgcatactgcctgatgatcagagacattttccacagtgtggtgcaatgtgatccacctctgaatatactctctgagagtctcattagccttctgcacgcagacttgcaactctgtcaatccagctggtcgcttgcaagtccattcaaacgttctgacgaacactcgggacagatcttcccaagtgtaaatgctgctaggaggtaattgagtcaaccatgccctggcagaaccttccaacatgaggggtaaatgcttcatggccacctcgtcgttcccaccaccaatctgaactgccactcggtagtcttcaagccaagtttcaggcttagactcaccagtgaacttgctgactcctgttgccaacctgaaattggggggaataactgcggctctgatagctctgctgaaacattcaggaccagaaacatgcactcgactgcttgtgggtacatctctgtcgagtgcgcctcgatgggctctgttccggtcgaccaacccttgcacgataatggatcgcgcgtcgaagcctggctctctggggtcaactggaaccctacgccctgtactgtactgacgcctatcatctggctgccgaggagcgtaagacccacccctcggaggggaatagggcactcgacgcctatcatctcggtcgagtctgtcgccatattgatctcgccgattctcacgcccttcgcgccgcagaggcgatctggggctgtgagccgactgaaccgtattcacagtgacggatcgactgtgaattctgttgcgcgactgagacacggctgaattctgatctcccgctgcccggagcagatccctgatctgcagcaaacctctgccagcttccgactgcgaaggttggatggactctgctatacgggtcgcagctgctaaattctaaattggggttcgatatacctgagtcggcggaaagagttgacgtcgactggtgtcgggaactcgttgccgcgcgcgctcgtcgagtgctcgctgaaggttctccagtcgagtgcgctcggccaaattggccagacgtgcctcctccaaggcacgagcctcgggggtttctcctgcgatgggaatacgcaggggatcctcgttcttgcggcgaagctcttctctttgcagagagtcgagtggctcgggctggtactcttcgtagtctcgtgcagggtcgccgccgtcacctgctccaccaccacgggcgaagccaggagggctgtggggcccgtcgaccatcaagatttccgccgctggatcactgcttccacactcggatgcagtccctacggagccagtcgaccgatcgaacaagccgtagagagattcgttgggctcgattgccgcaacttgggtagtggccgattggcgagccaccgcgtgactcacccatcgctgaagcctcgaccggcctgagcgcttgcgctggcgggagaccgggagggtggatgatggaggagccgaccgatactgggtcgacggttgccgcagcagaacgccgcggacacatgcgcgaaaatgcgtcgcaccgcggacggggagcgcatctacgtcgagtggagcctcctggagccatgcggagtcgtcggcgatgaaggtgagagtgccgagacggatctctttaccctccaccaaaactccagcagacaccatgatgaaagtactcggaagaattgcaacttctccacaaaatcgctaaaacacctgccccacggtgggcgccaactgtcgtggttctaagcctgacagtagagtggggggtaggtatggagaggcaaggtcctagctatggagaggttgtaagcacaaaggatgtacgagttcaggcccttctcggaagaagtaacagccctacgtctcggagcccggaggcggtcgagtggattatgagtgtatgaactacaaggtgccgaacctttctgcctgtggaggggggtggcttatatagagtgcgccaggaccccagccagcccacgtaggagaaggtttaaggtgagttaagtctggggcgttactggtaacgccccacataaaggcctttactatcataaagtctacttgattacaggccgttgcagtgcagagtgtctcttgacctcctggtggtcgagtgagtcttcgtggtcgagtccttcaggccagtagAGTGAatcttcgttggtcgactggaaggcgacctcttctaaggatgtcttggggtaagttacttggatcaggtccatgaccctaccctaggtacataaccccatcaaccACTGAAGCAATATAGCtagcatttctccgatttggtagCGATCATCATCAATCGCTTGTTATTACATGAATAGACAAGACGGTTAGGTGAGAAGAAGATGAGGTGCCGGAGCTATTCGGTTTGTTGGTTCGCGGGACGAGAAGCATAACACGTGAAGGGTTTTCTGTAGATGTGTCCCTATATCTCACGCGTCCGTTCGGGATCCTAGGGATGAGACACCACGTTTTCAGGTTTTTATCACAAGAGAACTTTCATCAGATATGTTCCCGCGAATATTTGATATTGCTCGTGTTGTAGTTCCCAAAAATTGTAATTGTAGCCACATTCTCATGCATCGAACTCGTGCCAGGGAAGCCACAACCACAACAATGTTGCATGGATATGGCACCCTACAACTTTTTCATGAATGGTGTGATAGGGATTTGCTAGGTTAGTCCAATAGTCACCAGGCCATGCATGAAAGGATTTTAATCAACCGAATATGCCTTGTTTCAATTTAACCGTCCCTTTTTATGATAAGTGGTGTTTTTATTGACTTATATTGAAGCATCAAAGAAATACTAAATATAATGGGTATTGACCCGGCCTCTGCATGACTAAGATTTATACAACATCaccaacacatgcacacaaatgaAACACGCTTCCaagagcaaagtcatacaagaccgaATCTATGCATACGtggtagaaaaagaaaaaaacaaagcgATTAAACATTAATCAATGAAGGACATCAATTACACTTGGTATCAACCATCTCTTGACAATACAAGGATTATGTGGAAGGTTCTTCAAaaacaacaccttcaagaagggaacgatgcaCATACGACGCCGTTGCTGGAAGCAACCGCCGAAGGTCGGATCTTGACCTTTTACTCCGAAGATCAAGTCTGAATAAACTCCTAGCTATGCCTTCAGCAAGGTCATGAAGCAAAAATATCGACATTCTAGGTATTGCAACTAGAGTCAAGCCTAGGGTCCCCCCGTCCCCTAGCTCGACACCAGGTACTTGAGAAGCACCACCAAATCAAAGTCCACTTGTGTTGTTGTATCGACCTTCCACGATCCTAGTAGTTCACACACACGGAAAGTCATTGGTGAGGAGGAAGGTCACTGGCATTGCCAATATCCTGATTCTGGACGCTCTGGCAGCCCCGCACCATCCTCACAAGTAGCAATCTGAGAAGGATATGCATCAGACGATGCCAGCACATGCGACCACTTGTTCCCCATTGCTTCCAGCTACGTAGTACCACGGAGGCAACCACTTGTCCGAGAAGAAGACCACGATTGTCGTCCGTGAACTAGAGGATTGTGGGATCGCTATGTCCGGTGTGGTTGCTGCTACACAATCTTCACTTGACTCAAGCCACTGCTCTTATTTCGCATCACACCGCCATGAGCAGACGACGGGAAGGACCCCGCCATCATAGGAGCTCGGGGTACGCAACAATCACAACAAGGGCTAGAGAGCGATAGTCAGAGCGGACACCGCCTGACCAAGAAAGTGTCGCACTGCCTATTGGGTCCAGTGTCAATTGCCACATGGACATAGCGAGTGCCATTGTGAGGCTCGCCGCGGTAGATCGCAACACCCTGGATCTATAATTGTATTGGCCTTGGCCATGTGACAAGATCAACATCATGGATGGTGTGTAGCCTCTCACCTAAGATCCGAACCCGCATAGGCAAGGACCATCAGGTTCGAGATTGCTAAACCTAGAGTCGTTGTCGAGCCGATGCGAGGCAACGCCAAGCGGTAGAGGAACCGCCAACCCAATTTGGGGTGAGCTCGCCGCAGTCATGCCATGCGCTAGAGGCAACTACGGAGAGAAAAGGCACCCACGGGAGGGATGCTAGGGTGGCGACTACGGTTCCTCGCAGGTCACTCGCATGGTAGCGACATAGGAGTCGAGAAATGATCCTTCTTGGCTAAGGGCATTTCCAACGTGGATCACCAAAACGCGGGGAAATGCCCGACCGGGCTGTCCGGACACTTTAGGCCTCCAACACAAGTCACCAAATTGAGCCAGACTGGTCCTTGACATCAGAAATCCCATAGCCCAGCCCAaatcactacaccacaacacttgaTTGGGGGCATTCAACTGCCGGGAGAAAAACTTGTCCACCAAAACTGTCCGTACATTTTACGGCCCATACTCTACCAGGAGAATTAAATCCCAGCCTGTAGTCTACCGGAGACGGTCCTTGGCGCCAGATCCAAATAATATCGGCCTTAAGCACACGCCAGCGAGGAAAAAAGCGTGCAACTTGGCAAAATTTTGGCCTGGAAAGAAATAAACGCGTTGGCCCTCCCACTCCTCCAGACCGCAACGTGGCCCCAAATCACGTCCAATTCACCCGTGCCGTCCACcataccgccgccgccgccccaaaccTTCCCACCGCCGGCGCTCATGACCGCTAGCTTCGGCCACTGCCGGTAATTGAAGTTTCATGTGTCTAGACTAATCTGCCAGGAGAAGTAGACTGCCGGCAAATAAATACACTAGGGCAGATGAACCGGGAATATTGTATCTGCCGAGACAAGTAATCCTCGGTAGCCATTCTCGTGGCGGTTCTATCTGCCGGGAGAAATATTGTCCCAGCAGATGGCCTGCCATTTCAAGAGCTTTCTCCCGGCAGTTTACATACCATTGCATTACTGTTGTGGTGTAGTGAATCGATGGGAGCTTTGGGGGAGTTGAAACATCCTCCATGTGGGACTGTGACAGTGATGTCCCACCCAAAACCCCACCCAGAGCCCACATGTTTTTCACAATCGTGACACTCTTTTTGCGTCAAGCCATGCACTCAACGCCCGATCGTCTTCGTCTGCTCTGCCATCCACCACCGTCGTGATGGATCGGCCAAAGCCCTTCACACTGCCCGTCGTCCCCCAGAACCTGGGCAAGCCTGCATGTGTGATCAGGTCCATAGAATGTCAAGTGCAGCATGTGAGGGGGAGGGCCACCAATAAGGTCGTAGCCGCCTGGGTCGCAGCTACTCCTCCACAGCAGACCACAACCACTGTACTACTATGTCGGCCATCTAGATAGTCAGCCTGAGAGACGTAGTCGCCATAACACTCCACCGCTTCATTCACCTCCGCCTCCAGCCGCCTTCCATGGCACATTGTCGACCTTGACACGAACTACATGTATACGGGAACGCAGTCCTGCAGCTCGCCGATCGTTGTTTCCCTCGAAGGAGCCCTCATCCGGTGATGCCCAGTCACTTCGGTAGAATGCCTCCCCCAAGCTCGACAGTGGCCACCAATGAGCAATGTTGAAAATGATCCACAGCGACGGCGACCACAAGGACAGATAAGTTGAGGACGACTACTTGCCATAGCCGGAGCAAGAAGCGCTTGATGCAAACACCAAGCAGTCGGAGTCGGACGCGCCCAATCCAGAcggcaagaagacaagaggttcgTCGTACCCACTGAAAGAGGATGAATTGTTGTGTGATGCATGGTTGGGAACAAGTGTTGATCCGATGCATGGCACCCAGAAAAGGGGGTCGGTTTTTTGGCAAGCCATTCATGATTTCTTTCATGAGCAAAagaactacccccccccccctcatatgGCAAAGAAGTCATCCATGATCGCAATGCAAAGTCGCTAGCCCATCGATAATACACCATTCAACATGAGGTCAACAAGTATTGCATGCGGCGCATACACATAAACACAAAAGCGGCGAGGTTTGTTCAAGTTTTCGTGCTAAGATGAGGTCTTTGATACGGACAACCAGACTAGGGGCTTTTATGATCGATGGATGTATAAAACTTTACGAACATCCGTTGCTTTTGATAGTAGTTGCATCTGTTTATAAGTATATAAATGTATGTATGTTTGAATTGCTATAGATCTAGTTAAAGTTTGTCACAGGAATGAGACTGGACAAGGGCGGATATTTGGTGACTTAAGTGATCCGCGTTATAGGGACAATTCGCAAGCTTAACTGCCCCTATATATGGAAGATACTTTTATGGCTATATCTGTTTTTTTACATCTCTTGTTTTTTAACTACCCCTATTAACGCATGTGCACATACCTTATCCTTATAAACACCTCCAAGAGACAGAGTCGGCACATTATCTTGAGGTTGACAAAATCGCCACAAACGCCTTCGTAGTCGacaggaacatctcctcccactataCGCACATCACCAAAAGGCCTGGAATAAATTAAAGAAAATGTAAGTATCAATGTCAAGTTTGGGACTTGAACTCTGGTGGGTAGGAGATACAACTGTCCTAACTATCCAACCACAAGTTCTCTCTAATTATATATGTTTGATTGTGATCAAtgtttcatatggacaaaaatacCTTATTATTTACTGTCATGCTGGTAACATATTCCACTTGTTTTTGGATTTTATTGAGAGTATACGATTTTTGTTGTCAACATAAAGTATTGCCAATTTTGTAGACAAGTCGTGTGGCTGGAGCGAATAAACGTTACGGGTGTGCTTATATAGAGAGCGTGTGGTGAGTAGGAGCCCAGCCATTCCCAGTCAGCTGTCTGGACGCCATGGCTCTTGAAGCAGCGTACCACTACCTGCAGCGCGCTGTCGGCCATGGCACATCCACAGAAGCACTACTACTCACCGTTCTCCTGCTACTCATCATCCGACTAGCATGGGTAAGAGCCTTCGCCACCACCACCGCATCAACAAAATGCAAGCAGCAGCTCCCGCCTACACCTCCAGGCAAGCTGCCTATCATCGGCCACCTCCACCTCATCGGTTCCCACCCCCATGTCTCCTTCCGCGACCTCGCCGCAAAGCATGGCCGCGACGGCCTCATGCTCGTCCATGTCGGTGCCGTGCCCACCGTCGTCGTGTCCACGCCCCAGGCCGCCGAGGCTGTCCTGCGCACGCACGACCACGTGTTCGCGTCCAGGCCACGTAACCCCGTCGCCGACATCATCCGCTACAACTCCACAGACATCGCGTTCGCGCCCTACGGCGACTACTGGCGTAGGGCTAGGAAGGTCGTCAACACGCATCTGCTCAGTGTCAAGATGGTCTACTCCAAGCGCCATGACCGCGAAGAAGAGGTACCTAGCTAAAGGCATATATTACTCTTCTTTTATAGAAACACGGTACAGACACAGACGCTCACACTGATCGACTCAATGATCACTGTAGGTGCGGCTCGTGGTCGCCAAGATCCGTGAGTTGGCCATGGCCGCTCCAGGCAAGGCGTTGGACATGACAGAGCTCCTGGGCGGGTATGCCAGCGACTTTGTGTGCCGTGCGGTCCTCGGAGAGTCCCACAGGAAGCATGGCCGGAACGAGCTTTTCCGCGAGCTCACCGAGATCAGCGCCTCCCTGCTGGGGGGATTCAACCTGGAGGACTACTTCCCGAGGTTGGCAAACCTGGATGTGTTCCTCAGGGTGGTTTGCTCCAAGGCAATGGGAGTCAGCAAAAGGTGGGACAACCTGTTTAACGAGCTCATCGCCGAATATGAACACGGCAAGGAAGATAACGCGGAGGACTTCGTACATCttttgctttctctgaagaaagaGTACGGTCTCTCCACGGATAACGTCAAGGCCATCTTGGTGGTAATTAACTCAACCTATCATTTGAAGTTGCCATGCATGTTGCATAATACTCCATGATTGATAAACAGTACTAAGATTTGTGTGATCTTGTAACAGAACATGTTTGAGGCAGCTATAGAAACATCATTCCTGGTGCTGGAATACTCCATGGCCGAGCTCATCAACAACAGGCACGTCATGGCCAAAGTGCAAAAGGAGGTAAGGGAGTCCACACCCCACGGCGAAAAGCTGGACCTGATAATGGAGGAGGACCTCAGCCGCATGCCGTACCTCAAGGCGACCATCAAGGAGGCGATGCGCATACACCCGCCGGCGCCCTTCCTGCTCCCACACTTCTCCACCAATGACTGCGAGATCAACGGATACACGATTCCCGCGGGAACACGGGTCATTGTGAACGCTTGGGCTCTTGCCAGAGACCCGTCGCACTGGGAGAGAGCGGAGGAGTTCTACCCGGAGAGGTTTCTCCAAGAAGGCCGTGATGCAGAGGTCGACATGTATGGTAAGGATATCCGCTTTGTGCCGTTTGGGGCCGGGCGGCGGATCTGCGCGGGTGCTACTTTCGCGATCGCTACTGTTGAGGTAATGCTGGCAAACCTCATATACCATTTCGACTGGGAGCTTCCCAGTGAAATGGAGGCCATTGGCGCAAAGGTTGATATGTCCGATCAGTTTGGGATGACGCTTCGCCGAACGGAGAGGCTTCACCTTGTTCCTAAAATTTACAAATAAGTACCACCGTAGGTTTGTGTTTGTATCAGCTGATACTGTCAGCTACCATCGCATGGTCTGTTAGTTGAGTGCCTATTACTATGTCACCTTAATGTAGTCGTGTTGCATGCTTAATAGCTCCGGGAGTTTGTTGCACACGAGATGGACCTGTCGGATCCTCAATAAATGTAACAGCAAATGATGAATAAAAGTATGGTTCTATGGTATCAGTAGATCAAAGATCATGGGTTCTCGCCTGACCTTACTCTGCAGTTTGGATGCTGATGTGCAGCCATATAAACACTCGTGTCCCAAGGTTCGAAAACCTCTTCTCTTGGAATTTCATCATTGCTGACCCACCTCAAGTCGCTGGCGTTAGAGATAATATCGTCATCGTCCTCCCACTGGTATTTTCCTAAGGGACTTAATATTATCCCCATGTTCATGGCTGAACCAGAAGACATAACTTGTTGAAAAATCAACATTCCAACCACAAAGGAATTTAATAAGATATCTCTCTACAAAATGAGGGGGAAACATAACAATTACTGAACATTCTACTTGTCTTTGGAGAGTTCTTTATACATGAAAAGTCATAAGTGAAATGGATTTTCAAGGGAAAATGCATGTATGTGTGTGCCCACATGTGTAGCTAATGTTCATTCTCTCTTACCTTATTTCACACTATTTTCAAGAAAGGGTGAGAGCTCTACTACTTTAGTTACATCAACTAGTAGCAATATTGCACTATTACATCAACTAGTAGCAATTTTGCAATATTCACTACTCTTGTGAAATTTCATATTGGTCCTCATCATCATGGGTGGCTACAAGAGAGTATATGTGCAATCTTTTTTACCCTTACAAACGAGAAGAGTTCAAGAAATATTGGACCCTTAGATGTCTTCATATATAAAATTGTAGATCTCACTGTGAGCTATGATTTTCGTATAAAATTGACTCACTTCTCCAGAAGGCATCAAAGGTGACCTCATACCTTAGTGACAAATTTGCGAGTCATGTGACTGCCATACAATGGTGTGCATAGGTACAAGCTAGAGCAGAAGAAGGTGAATGTTGTGAACCATCTGTGACTAAGGCATTAGGTGTAGTTTCTTAGCATTACATATGGATGCAATTTTCTTGTTAATTATTCCAGTTAGTTGGCAATGGACAATAGTCATATTTGATCAATGACTTCTGGCCATTCATAAGAGCCTCTTCATCGAGTGGACCGTCTGTTAGCCCAAGGTCCACAATCTCCATCATAAATCACGAGACCTCTCTTCGTTTCTCACTTGTTTCCTCGATTCAGCTCTTCAGTTTCCACAAAAAGCCATCTCCTCCATCTCCTCGAGCTCCATGGTCGTACCATCTTTGCCTTCATCACCataactctctcactctctcgttTCCATCCCTTGCCCACCTTTGCGACCATTGGGAGTAACTAGAAATTGAGTTGAAGTTCACCAATTACTCAAGCCATCGCCATGGATGAGGACTTGGAACCCGCCTTGCGAAATATTAGTACATAGTTGTTGGGGCACTAGACAACTGCAATGTAATCAAAATACTCAAAAGAGTGTTTATTTCACACTGGCCGACGTATTATGACACCAGAGTCTAATAGAGTAAGAGGTGTACAATAATTAACAAATAAAAACATATTGTGTAGTGGTTTTGAGGCAAATTATGGCTTGGCTATACTAGCACTTCAAATAAGTGGTCTTCTATTATTGTAATTACCTACCATCAGTACTAAAAAATCTCAAAGTTATTCTAATAACAAAAATAAACTGATAATTAGGAGATAACATACACTTCGCATGCAACAATTAATTACATATGTGATGATAAAACAAATCAACCCGCATTTTGCATGGGTCTAGTTTTATAAATTATTGAGCAGTCCCACTATTGTATTAGTACATGCAATCATATATCTATTACCCTTATTTTAATTTTCAAATTCCTTATGCACATTTTGCATGTCTATTTGTAACATTCTGGTCTATACAAAACGTTCTACGTTTGTGTTTGCCCATGTATGGTTTTAAATATTTCTACGACCTGTTGATCCATACTCTTGAATATTTGGTACCGGTAACATGAATCTTCTCTAGAGTAATCACGCGACAAGAAGATGCATAACATAAATAATGATACAATTGCTGTAATACATCTTGATAATCACCCTCGTCTATCATGACATTGATGGAACATGAATTTTTTCATTCATACAAGCACACAAAGACTGTAAAACTTCAAAACAAACAGATATTTCCTCTGGTGCCATTCAAACTGAGAGCCTCCCTAAGGTGACAAGTTTAAACGGACGATTTGTTGCGTGAAACTTTTTGCAGTTATCACACAGCGATGCTATTGTTAAAAATGCATGTGAGAATGATCTCTTAATTTTAACTACTTCCACAGATACCCTTTGTGTAGCCGTGTTTAAGGTGAGTCATATTTTCCATATTTAAATGGAATACTAAATATCTTGATGCCTTTGCATAAATACATGCAAACACATATATGGAAAAATATATTTCATAAGTACCAAGGCGCATGAACCCATTGTTAGTGCATATGTTAATTTCATGTGTCATGAATTGAATAAATAAGAGCGTAAAATTAACTTGTACATAATTTACACAAGCCACTATGAAGTCGGTCCCTAGCGTAAAAAGTAAAGTGCCATAAAATTAACACGCCAGATCTGCTCAGCTCAGCAAAGGTCGATGCATCCAGCTATGTATTGGATGATGATTGCCCTAACACCACACGCTCCAAAATTAAAGAGAAAGGCGCAAGCAACAATCTTGCCTGGTCCATCCACACACACATGCATTACACATGTCCAAATCACACAGTTGTTGTACTATTATCTTACCCATCCACGCGCAAATCCTGTTACCAGTACATGCATCATATATGTAACAAACCACAGTTGAAAGCATGTGAGTAGGGTCAATCAACATGCATGGTCATCAATCAACATGTTCGATGCGATCCAGTAGTACACAGAGATTCCCACGCGGTGCACGCCCATTTTGTTCTCGATGCGATCCAGTAGTACAGAGAGATTCCCACGCGGTGCACGCCCATTTTGTTCTGTAATATCACCTTGCAAGGCAGTGACAAATCTTAGCAAACCGCCAAGCGTTGCTGTTATGTGCCCCATCCACACACATGCACAGTAATCAGTGGCAGCAGGTCTTTTGCCCAATCAATCCACATATACTCCTGTTTGTCCACGGATCTCAGATGTTGCATTATTGAACGCCTGTGAGCTTGCTAGGGTACGTCCATGGGAATATGGCATATTATTTCCCATCATGCACTGTTTGTTGAGGAACTGACCATGGCATATTG comes from Triticum aestivum cultivar Chinese Spring chromosome 5B, IWGSC CS RefSeq v2.1, whole genome shotgun sequence and encodes:
- the LOC123110086 gene encoding 3-hydroxyindolin-2-one monooxygenase, with amino-acid sequence MALEAAYHYLQRAVGHGTSTEALLLTVLLLLIIRLAWVRAFATTTASTKCKQQLPPTPPGKLPIIGHLHLIGSHPHVSFRDLAAKHGRDGLMLVHVGAVPTVVVSTPQAAEAVLRTHDHVFASRPRNPVADIIRYNSTDIAFAPYGDYWRRARKVVNTHLLSVKMVYSKRHDREEEVRLVVAKIRELAMAAPGKALDMTELLGGYASDFVCRAVLGESHRKHGRNELFRELTEISASLLGGFNLEDYFPRLANLDVFLRVVCSKAMGVSKRWDNLFNELIAEYEHGKEDNAEDFVHLLLSLKKEYGLSTDNVKAILVNMFEAAIETSFLVLEYSMAELINNRHVMAKVQKEVRESTPHGEKLDLIMEEDLSRMPYLKATIKEAMRIHPPAPFLLPHFSTNDCEINGYTIPAGTRVIVNAWALARDPSHWERAEEFYPERFLQEGRDAEVDMYGKDIRFVPFGAGRRICAGATFAIATVEVMLANLIYHFDWELPSEMEAIGAKVDMSDQFGMTLRRTERLHLVPKIYK